A single window of Rhodamnia argentea isolate NSW1041297 chromosome 5, ASM2092103v1, whole genome shotgun sequence DNA harbors:
- the LOC115749682 gene encoding titin homolog isoform X3: MDFHTLSRRELQVLCKKNKIAANMTNVAMADALTALQHVEGLEEFLNPSEPTNAMQSPEKAPPETPAVPRTATRASARAKPAKDPDSSLAMSRARRSAMSSRHVADQENKQVNLPDTPAVPITGKRAGLASARRRQEAMKRDEKTEEENQVVPKSSTVKSTQRKARVSAAPRVYSTRRSVRLLEKSMSELKLSEERASEVEPIKMDDLGLKEESEEVLEETEENKNTLDADADSQAAEEESSEKPDHSNIHVEKSTGMEEKERELESHVNVNVESSCVGDLSSQVLLEVECGKSDCLSALSDSDLKDDVLDEKSDQLDDNLLVSKLNQDAPPVDTSDLKDDVLDEKSDQLDDNLLVSKLNQDAPPLDTSVQTDGHNAFTEIEDHLVEETTNLEVSEELAFGEDNQSDDIDIDVKPMTEEKLLNENILEFEEDGNNEETVKNGLMNSLLPEEQNSHQQMVENNEGVGISETIICTSDDSAKLVPHIMTNSDRLVPHCDDIQEPVGDNDSGVEIPMSSQLEIWDSAPVEQEESIKLDQLMSPCLVSPIIQTEKHEDEQLAEVDLIESEEFAMEVREWHKSLVEASAAANSSEVNAADIQGYADLQELVDLHVMPEMEFVEGTCELPPSDIADKTPIFVSKISTRSPLAANGKVTLSLLTADRLPKSPVLAKSSSKKQSTVRKMANKLDNNKENMDSPRSPLAVADDQLLLELPGQVKSSSKKQPAPRKMTTLLGDDKENMQKSGRKVEPNTEKAKKKSDEGKSRDEDRVLESLQKKSLRQLKKMFKERSGMPETERKKDATEQQLGSARPALRVLSSENQMALSEGEGN; encoded by the exons ATGGACTTCCACACGCTGTCGAGGAGGGAGCTCCAGGTGCTGTGCAAGAAGAACAAGATCGCTGCCAACATGACCAACGTCGCCATGGCCGATGCCCTCACTGCTCTCCAACAT GTTGAGGGGTTGGAAGAGTTCCTAAATCCATCCGAACCTACCAATGCGATGCAATCGCCAGAGAAAGCTCCGCCCGAAACTCCAGCTGTTCCTCGAACTGCAACTCGAGCCTCGGCTAGAGCAAAACCTGCAAAGGATCCCGACAGCTCGCTGGCCATGTCTCGTGCTCGTCGCAGTGCGATGAGCAGTAGGCACGTTGCAGATCAGGAGAACAAACAAGTCAATCTGCCGGATACTCCTGCTGTGCCGATAACTGGAAAAAGAGCCGGGCTTGCCTCGGCTCGGAGAAGACAGGAGGCTatgaagagagatgagaagaccGAGGAAGAAAATCAAGTTGTGCCAAAGTCTTCGACAGTGAAGAGCACACAGAGAAAGGCTCGAGTATCTGCAGCGCCAAGGGTATACAGCACAAGGAGGTCAGTGAGGTTGTTGGAGAAGTCAATGTCTGAACTGAAGCTGTCAGAGGAAAGAGCCTCAGAAGTGGAGCCAATTAAAATGGATGACCTGGGTTTGAAAGAAGAATCAGAAGAAGTCCTAGAAGAAACTGAAGAGAACAAGAATACACTTG ATGCAGATGCTGATTCCCAGGCTGCAGAAGAGGAGAGTTCAGAGAAACCCGATCATTCAAATATTCATGTTGAGAAGTCAACTGGAATggaggagaaggaaagagaactcGAAAGTcatgtgaatgtgaatgtggAGAGCAGTTGCGTTGGAGATCTCAGCTCCCAG GTACTCCTGGAAGTTGAATGTGGCAAATCTGATTGCCTGAGTGCCCTTTCTGATTCTGATTTGAAGGATGATGTCCTTGATGAGAAGTCAGATCAGTTGGATGATAACCTACTTG TGTCAAAGCTGAACCAAGATGCGCCACCAGTAGACACTTCTGATTTGAAAGATGATGTCCTTGATGAGAAGTCAGATCAGTTGGATGATAATCTACTTG TGTCGAAGCTGAACCAAGATGCGCCACCACTAGACACGTCCGTGCAAACTGATGGTCACAATGCTTTTACTGAGATTGAGGATCATCTTGTAGAAGAGACAACGAACCTAGAGGTTTCAGAAGAATTAGCTTTTGGCGAGGACAATCAAAGTGATGATATCGACATTGATGTGAAACCCATGACAGAAGAGAAGCTACTGAATGAAAACATCCTGGAATTTGAGGAAGATGGCAATAATGAGGAAACTGTTAAAAATGGTTTAATGAATTCGTTACTTCCCGAAGAGCAGAACTCTCATCAGCAGATGGTGGAAAATAATGAGGGAGTTGGTATTTCTGAGACAATCATCTGTACCTCTGATGATTCTGCTAAACTAGTTCCTCATATTATGACCAACTCAGATCGATTAGTCCCTCACTGCGATGATATTCAGGAGCCAGTTGGGGACAATGATTCGGGTGTTGAAATTCCCATGTCCAGCCAATTGGAAATTTGGGACAGTGCTCCTGTTGAGCAAGAAGAAAGCATCAAGCTTGACCAGTTGATGTCTCCTTGTCTTGTTAGTCCAATAATTCAGACAGAGAAGCATGAGGATGAGCAATTGGCTGAAGTCGATTTGATTGAATCAGAAGAGTTCGCCATGGAAGTCCGTGAGTGGCACAAATCATTGGTTGAAGCTTCTGCGGCTGCAAATTCATCAGAAGTGAATGCAGCAGACATTCAAGGATATGCTGATCTTCAAGAGCTAGTTGATCTTCATGTGATGCCAGAAATGGAGTTTGTCGAAGGTACTTGTGAATTGCCTCCATCTGACATTGCAGACAAGACTCCAATTTTTGTGAGCAAAATTAGCACACGTTCTCCTCTTGCTGCGAATGGTAAAGTTACGCTTTCCCTGTTGACAGCTGACCGACTGCCAAAGTCTCCTGTGCTGGCGAAGTCATCCAGTAAGAAGCAGTCCACGGTCAGAAAGATGGCTAATAAACTGGACAATAACAAAGAGAACATGGACAGTCCACGCTCCCCATTAGCAGTAGCAGATGACCAGCTACTGCTTGAGCTCCCTGGGCAAGTGAAGTCATCAAGCAAGAAGCAGCCCGCACCAAGAAAGATGACCACTTTGCTAGGTGACGACAAAGAGAATATGCAGAAGAGTGGCAGAAAAGTTGAGCCAAACACAGAGAAGGCGAAAAAGAAGAGCGATGAAGGGAAGAGTAGAGATGAGGATAGAGTGCTGGAGTCCTTGCAAAAGAAGAGCCTCAGGCAGTTGAAAAAGATGTTCAAGGAAAGATCAGGAATGCCTGAAACCGAAAGGAAGAAAGATGCCACTGAG CAACAATTGGGGAGTGCGAGACCGGCTTTGCGAGTGCTGTCATCAGAAAACCAAATGGCTCTGAGTGAG GGAGAGGGTAACTGA
- the LOC115749682 gene encoding titin homolog isoform X1 yields MDFHTLSRRELQVLCKKNKIAANMTNVAMADALTALQHVEGLEEFLNPSEPTNAMQSPEKAPPETPAVPRTATRASARAKPAKDPDSSLAMSRARRSAMSSRHVADQENKQVNLPDTPAVPITGKRAGLASARRRQEAMKRDEKTEEENQVVPKSSTVKSTQRKARVSAAPRVYSTRRSVRLLEKSMSELKLSEERASEVEPIKMDDLGLKEESEEVLEETEENKNTLDADSQAAEEESSEKPDHSNIHVEKSTGMEEKERELESHVNVNVESSCVGDLSSQVLLEVECGKSDCLSALSDSDLKDDVLDEKSDQLDDNLLVSKLNQDAPPVDTSDLKDDVLDEKSDQLDDNLLVSKLNQDAPPLDTSVQTDGHNAFTEIEDHLVEETTNLEVSEELAFGEDNQSDDIDIDVKPMTEEKLLNENILEFEEDGNNEETVKNGLMNSLLPEEQNSHQQMVENNEGVGISETIICTSDDSAKLVPHIMTNSDRLVPHCDDIQEPVGDNDSGVEIPMSSQLEIWDSAPVEQEESIKLDQLMSPCLVSPIIQTEKHEDEQLAEVDLIESEEFAMEVREWHKSLVEASAAANSSEVNAADIQGYADLQELVDLHVMPEMEFVEGTCELPPSDIADKTPIFVSKISTRSPLAANGKVTLSLLTADRLPKSPVLAKSSSKKQSTVRKMANKLDNNKENMDSPRSPLAVADDQLLLELPGQVKSSSKKQPAPRKMTTLLGDDKENMQKSGRKVEPNTEKAKKKSDEGKSRDEDRVLESLQKKSLRQLKKMFKERSGMPETERKKDATELQQQQLGSARPALRVLSSENQMALSEVEGN; encoded by the exons ATGGACTTCCACACGCTGTCGAGGAGGGAGCTCCAGGTGCTGTGCAAGAAGAACAAGATCGCTGCCAACATGACCAACGTCGCCATGGCCGATGCCCTCACTGCTCTCCAACAT GTTGAGGGGTTGGAAGAGTTCCTAAATCCATCCGAACCTACCAATGCGATGCAATCGCCAGAGAAAGCTCCGCCCGAAACTCCAGCTGTTCCTCGAACTGCAACTCGAGCCTCGGCTAGAGCAAAACCTGCAAAGGATCCCGACAGCTCGCTGGCCATGTCTCGTGCTCGTCGCAGTGCGATGAGCAGTAGGCACGTTGCAGATCAGGAGAACAAACAAGTCAATCTGCCGGATACTCCTGCTGTGCCGATAACTGGAAAAAGAGCCGGGCTTGCCTCGGCTCGGAGAAGACAGGAGGCTatgaagagagatgagaagaccGAGGAAGAAAATCAAGTTGTGCCAAAGTCTTCGACAGTGAAGAGCACACAGAGAAAGGCTCGAGTATCTGCAGCGCCAAGGGTATACAGCACAAGGAGGTCAGTGAGGTTGTTGGAGAAGTCAATGTCTGAACTGAAGCTGTCAGAGGAAAGAGCCTCAGAAGTGGAGCCAATTAAAATGGATGACCTGGGTTTGAAAGAAGAATCAGAAGAAGTCCTAGAAGAAACTGAAGAGAACAAGAATACACTTG ATGCTGATTCCCAGGCTGCAGAAGAGGAGAGTTCAGAGAAACCCGATCATTCAAATATTCATGTTGAGAAGTCAACTGGAATggaggagaaggaaagagaactcGAAAGTcatgtgaatgtgaatgtggAGAGCAGTTGCGTTGGAGATCTCAGCTCCCAG GTACTCCTGGAAGTTGAATGTGGCAAATCTGATTGCCTGAGTGCCCTTTCTGATTCTGATTTGAAGGATGATGTCCTTGATGAGAAGTCAGATCAGTTGGATGATAACCTACTTG TGTCAAAGCTGAACCAAGATGCGCCACCAGTAGACACTTCTGATTTGAAAGATGATGTCCTTGATGAGAAGTCAGATCAGTTGGATGATAATCTACTTG TGTCGAAGCTGAACCAAGATGCGCCACCACTAGACACGTCCGTGCAAACTGATGGTCACAATGCTTTTACTGAGATTGAGGATCATCTTGTAGAAGAGACAACGAACCTAGAGGTTTCAGAAGAATTAGCTTTTGGCGAGGACAATCAAAGTGATGATATCGACATTGATGTGAAACCCATGACAGAAGAGAAGCTACTGAATGAAAACATCCTGGAATTTGAGGAAGATGGCAATAATGAGGAAACTGTTAAAAATGGTTTAATGAATTCGTTACTTCCCGAAGAGCAGAACTCTCATCAGCAGATGGTGGAAAATAATGAGGGAGTTGGTATTTCTGAGACAATCATCTGTACCTCTGATGATTCTGCTAAACTAGTTCCTCATATTATGACCAACTCAGATCGATTAGTCCCTCACTGCGATGATATTCAGGAGCCAGTTGGGGACAATGATTCGGGTGTTGAAATTCCCATGTCCAGCCAATTGGAAATTTGGGACAGTGCTCCTGTTGAGCAAGAAGAAAGCATCAAGCTTGACCAGTTGATGTCTCCTTGTCTTGTTAGTCCAATAATTCAGACAGAGAAGCATGAGGATGAGCAATTGGCTGAAGTCGATTTGATTGAATCAGAAGAGTTCGCCATGGAAGTCCGTGAGTGGCACAAATCATTGGTTGAAGCTTCTGCGGCTGCAAATTCATCAGAAGTGAATGCAGCAGACATTCAAGGATATGCTGATCTTCAAGAGCTAGTTGATCTTCATGTGATGCCAGAAATGGAGTTTGTCGAAGGTACTTGTGAATTGCCTCCATCTGACATTGCAGACAAGACTCCAATTTTTGTGAGCAAAATTAGCACACGTTCTCCTCTTGCTGCGAATGGTAAAGTTACGCTTTCCCTGTTGACAGCTGACCGACTGCCAAAGTCTCCTGTGCTGGCGAAGTCATCCAGTAAGAAGCAGTCCACGGTCAGAAAGATGGCTAATAAACTGGACAATAACAAAGAGAACATGGACAGTCCACGCTCCCCATTAGCAGTAGCAGATGACCAGCTACTGCTTGAGCTCCCTGGGCAAGTGAAGTCATCAAGCAAGAAGCAGCCCGCACCAAGAAAGATGACCACTTTGCTAGGTGACGACAAAGAGAATATGCAGAAGAGTGGCAGAAAAGTTGAGCCAAACACAGAGAAGGCGAAAAAGAAGAGCGATGAAGGGAAGAGTAGAGATGAGGATAGAGTGCTGGAGTCCTTGCAAAAGAAGAGCCTCAGGCAGTTGAAAAAGATGTTCAAGGAAAGATCAGGAATGCCTGAAACCGAAAGGAAGAAAGATGCCACTGAG CTGCAGCAGCAACAATTGGGGAGTGCGAGACCGGCTTTGCGAGTGCTGTCATCAGAAAACCAAATGGCTCTGAGTGAGGTAGAGGGTAACTGA
- the LOC115749682 gene encoding titin homolog isoform X2 — translation MDFHTLSRRELQVLCKKNKIAANMTNVAMADALTALQHVEGLEEFLNPSEPTNAMQSPEKAPPETPAVPRTATRASARAKPAKDPDSSLAMSRARRSAMSSRHVADQENKQVNLPDTPAVPITGKRAGLASARRRQEAMKRDEKTEEENQVVPKSSTVKSTQRKARVSAAPRVYSTRRSVRLLEKSMSELKLSEERASEVEPIKMDDLGLKEESEEVLEETEENKNTLDADADSQAAEEESSEKPDHSNIHVEKSTGMEEKERELESHVNVNVESSCVGDLSSQVLLEVECGKSDCLSALSDSDLKDDVLDEKSDQLDDNLLVSKLNQDAPPVDTSDLKDDVLDEKSDQLDDNLLVSKLNQDAPPLDTSVQTDGHNAFTEIEDHLVEETTNLEVSEELAFGEDNQSDDIDIDVKPMTEEKLLNENILEFEEDGNNEETVKNGLMNSLLPEEQNSHQQMVENNEGVGISETIICTSDDSAKLVPHIMTNSDRLVPHCDDIQEPVGDNDSGVEIPMSSQLEIWDSAPVEQEESIKLDQLMSPCLVSPIIQTEKHEDEQLAEVDLIESEEFAMEVREWHKSLVEASAAANSSEVNAADIQGYADLQELVDLHVMPEMEFVEGTCELPPSDIADKTPIFVSKISTRSPLAANGKVTLSLLTADRLPKSPVLAKSSSKKQSTVRKMANKLDNNKENMDSPRSPLAVADDQLLLELPGQVKSSSKKQPAPRKMTTLLGDDKENMQKSGRKVEPNTEKAKKKSDEGKSRDEDRVLESLQKKSLRQLKKMFKERSGMPETERKKDATEQQQLGSARPALRVLSSENQMALSEGEGN, via the exons ATGGACTTCCACACGCTGTCGAGGAGGGAGCTCCAGGTGCTGTGCAAGAAGAACAAGATCGCTGCCAACATGACCAACGTCGCCATGGCCGATGCCCTCACTGCTCTCCAACAT GTTGAGGGGTTGGAAGAGTTCCTAAATCCATCCGAACCTACCAATGCGATGCAATCGCCAGAGAAAGCTCCGCCCGAAACTCCAGCTGTTCCTCGAACTGCAACTCGAGCCTCGGCTAGAGCAAAACCTGCAAAGGATCCCGACAGCTCGCTGGCCATGTCTCGTGCTCGTCGCAGTGCGATGAGCAGTAGGCACGTTGCAGATCAGGAGAACAAACAAGTCAATCTGCCGGATACTCCTGCTGTGCCGATAACTGGAAAAAGAGCCGGGCTTGCCTCGGCTCGGAGAAGACAGGAGGCTatgaagagagatgagaagaccGAGGAAGAAAATCAAGTTGTGCCAAAGTCTTCGACAGTGAAGAGCACACAGAGAAAGGCTCGAGTATCTGCAGCGCCAAGGGTATACAGCACAAGGAGGTCAGTGAGGTTGTTGGAGAAGTCAATGTCTGAACTGAAGCTGTCAGAGGAAAGAGCCTCAGAAGTGGAGCCAATTAAAATGGATGACCTGGGTTTGAAAGAAGAATCAGAAGAAGTCCTAGAAGAAACTGAAGAGAACAAGAATACACTTG ATGCAGATGCTGATTCCCAGGCTGCAGAAGAGGAGAGTTCAGAGAAACCCGATCATTCAAATATTCATGTTGAGAAGTCAACTGGAATggaggagaaggaaagagaactcGAAAGTcatgtgaatgtgaatgtggAGAGCAGTTGCGTTGGAGATCTCAGCTCCCAG GTACTCCTGGAAGTTGAATGTGGCAAATCTGATTGCCTGAGTGCCCTTTCTGATTCTGATTTGAAGGATGATGTCCTTGATGAGAAGTCAGATCAGTTGGATGATAACCTACTTG TGTCAAAGCTGAACCAAGATGCGCCACCAGTAGACACTTCTGATTTGAAAGATGATGTCCTTGATGAGAAGTCAGATCAGTTGGATGATAATCTACTTG TGTCGAAGCTGAACCAAGATGCGCCACCACTAGACACGTCCGTGCAAACTGATGGTCACAATGCTTTTACTGAGATTGAGGATCATCTTGTAGAAGAGACAACGAACCTAGAGGTTTCAGAAGAATTAGCTTTTGGCGAGGACAATCAAAGTGATGATATCGACATTGATGTGAAACCCATGACAGAAGAGAAGCTACTGAATGAAAACATCCTGGAATTTGAGGAAGATGGCAATAATGAGGAAACTGTTAAAAATGGTTTAATGAATTCGTTACTTCCCGAAGAGCAGAACTCTCATCAGCAGATGGTGGAAAATAATGAGGGAGTTGGTATTTCTGAGACAATCATCTGTACCTCTGATGATTCTGCTAAACTAGTTCCTCATATTATGACCAACTCAGATCGATTAGTCCCTCACTGCGATGATATTCAGGAGCCAGTTGGGGACAATGATTCGGGTGTTGAAATTCCCATGTCCAGCCAATTGGAAATTTGGGACAGTGCTCCTGTTGAGCAAGAAGAAAGCATCAAGCTTGACCAGTTGATGTCTCCTTGTCTTGTTAGTCCAATAATTCAGACAGAGAAGCATGAGGATGAGCAATTGGCTGAAGTCGATTTGATTGAATCAGAAGAGTTCGCCATGGAAGTCCGTGAGTGGCACAAATCATTGGTTGAAGCTTCTGCGGCTGCAAATTCATCAGAAGTGAATGCAGCAGACATTCAAGGATATGCTGATCTTCAAGAGCTAGTTGATCTTCATGTGATGCCAGAAATGGAGTTTGTCGAAGGTACTTGTGAATTGCCTCCATCTGACATTGCAGACAAGACTCCAATTTTTGTGAGCAAAATTAGCACACGTTCTCCTCTTGCTGCGAATGGTAAAGTTACGCTTTCCCTGTTGACAGCTGACCGACTGCCAAAGTCTCCTGTGCTGGCGAAGTCATCCAGTAAGAAGCAGTCCACGGTCAGAAAGATGGCTAATAAACTGGACAATAACAAAGAGAACATGGACAGTCCACGCTCCCCATTAGCAGTAGCAGATGACCAGCTACTGCTTGAGCTCCCTGGGCAAGTGAAGTCATCAAGCAAGAAGCAGCCCGCACCAAGAAAGATGACCACTTTGCTAGGTGACGACAAAGAGAATATGCAGAAGAGTGGCAGAAAAGTTGAGCCAAACACAGAGAAGGCGAAAAAGAAGAGCGATGAAGGGAAGAGTAGAGATGAGGATAGAGTGCTGGAGTCCTTGCAAAAGAAGAGCCTCAGGCAGTTGAAAAAGATGTTCAAGGAAAGATCAGGAATGCCTGAAACCGAAAGGAAGAAAGATGCCACTGAG CAGCAACAATTGGGGAGTGCGAGACCGGCTTTGCGAGTGCTGTCATCAGAAAACCAAATGGCTCTGAGTGAG GGAGAGGGTAACTGA